A genomic stretch from Anaerolinea thermophila UNI-1 includes:
- a CDS encoding SIMPL domain-containing protein: MNFKRLSLFIVLLVMVALTACQATPVLAGGGGAQPQVRTLSVNGNGKVYLTPDVAYINIGVQSQSESVSDALNENSRKAQAIANALKEMGVAEKDIQTSAFNIFPQQQYDPEGKMTGILYVVDNTVNVTVRDLTVLGKLLDAAVRAGANNIYGITFDVVDKSKAITEARQLAAEDARRQAEELAGAAGVKLARVQSISSYVSSGPAPLYDAKGGAAAVGQVPISAGQMVISVDVNITYEIE, encoded by the coding sequence ATGAACTTCAAACGATTGAGTCTATTTATCGTCCTGCTGGTCATGGTGGCGTTGACTGCCTGTCAAGCCACGCCGGTGCTGGCAGGGGGTGGCGGTGCTCAACCCCAGGTGCGCACGCTGAGCGTCAACGGCAACGGGAAGGTCTATCTGACCCCGGATGTGGCGTACATCAATATCGGTGTGCAGAGCCAGTCGGAAAGCGTCAGCGATGCCCTCAATGAGAACTCCCGCAAAGCCCAGGCAATTGCCAACGCACTGAAAGAAATGGGCGTGGCGGAAAAGGACATTCAAACCTCTGCCTTTAACATCTTCCCGCAACAGCAGTACGACCCCGAAGGCAAGATGACCGGCATCCTTTACGTGGTGGATAACACCGTCAACGTCACCGTGCGCGATCTGACCGTGCTGGGCAAACTGCTGGATGCCGCCGTGCGCGCGGGCGCCAACAACATCTACGGCATCACCTTCGACGTGGTGGACAAGAGCAAAGCCATCACCGAGGCGCGCCAACTGGCGGCAGAAGATGCCCGCCGGCAGGCTGAGGAACTGGCTGGCGCGGCTGGTGTGAAACTGGCGCGGGTGCAGAGCATTTCATCCTACGTCAGTTCCGGACCGGCGCCTCTGTACGACGCCAAGGGCGGCGCGGCGGCAGTCGGGCAGGTGCCCATCTCCGCCGGGCAAATGGTCATCAGTGTGGATGTCAACATCACCTACGAAATCGAGTAA
- the holA gene encoding DNA polymerase III subunit delta, with the protein MSEKPVVYVLHGNDVHAMQAFIHTLREKLGDPAVADLNLTRLDGRTASEDDIFNAAGAMPFLAERRLVILTHPFTRLTAESARQRFCQRLETLPETTALVLVIEDIIERRSWVHFPPKHWFRAWMEKAGKRVHYHLCTLPDLSAMPAWIQKEARSLGGQFTAEAAAELARHVGNDTQTARQEIEKLLTYVNFQRAVELEDVAELTAQGGEADLFAMMDAIAEGNARLAQNLLHRLLEEEDELSLFGMIVRQFRLLLLARELLDEGKGVADFLQAGISTSQFVAEKSLRQARRFSMAQLEEIYRTLYEMDGAVKTSNTDLPTALDTFIVALAR; encoded by the coding sequence ATGAGCGAAAAGCCGGTGGTGTACGTGCTTCACGGCAATGACGTCCACGCCATGCAGGCGTTCATTCACACCCTGCGCGAGAAACTGGGCGACCCCGCCGTTGCCGACCTGAACCTCACCCGGCTGGATGGGCGCACCGCCAGCGAGGATGACATCTTCAACGCCGCCGGCGCCATGCCCTTTCTGGCAGAGCGGCGCCTGGTCATCCTCACCCATCCCTTTACCCGCCTGACCGCCGAGTCGGCGCGCCAGCGTTTTTGCCAGCGTCTGGAAACTCTGCCCGAAACCACCGCGCTGGTGCTGGTGATTGAGGACATCATCGAGCGGCGCAGTTGGGTGCATTTCCCGCCCAAGCACTGGTTCCGCGCCTGGATGGAGAAAGCCGGCAAGCGCGTCCACTACCATCTCTGCACCCTGCCCGACCTTTCTGCCATGCCCGCCTGGATTCAAAAGGAAGCCCGCTCACTGGGCGGGCAGTTTACCGCCGAAGCCGCCGCCGAACTGGCTCGCCACGTGGGCAACGATACCCAGACCGCCCGCCAGGAAATTGAAAAACTGCTCACCTACGTCAACTTTCAGCGCGCCGTGGAACTGGAGGATGTTGCCGAACTGACCGCGCAGGGCGGCGAAGCCGATTTGTTTGCCATGATGGACGCCATCGCCGAGGGCAATGCCCGTCTGGCACAAAACTTGCTCCATCGTTTGCTGGAGGAAGAGGATGAACTCAGCCTGTTTGGGATGATTGTGCGCCAGTTCCGCCTGCTCTTGCTGGCGCGCGAACTGCTCGATGAGGGCAAGGGCGTGGCAGATTTCCTGCAGGCGGGCATCAGCACATCCCAATTTGTGGCGGAGAAAAGCCTTCGGCAGGCGCGGCGCTTCTCCATGGCGCAGTTGGAAGAAATTTACCGCACCCTTTACGAGATGGACGGCGCCGTCAAAACCAGCAATACTGACCTTCCCACCGCACTGGATACCTTTATCGTTGCGTTAGCCCGCTGA
- a CDS encoding DUF6391 domain-containing protein, translating to MSILNWTPVARMRRNHALEHATLQVLAERHPHLMAAGYSDTRGFWIVGNLSTEEVYEAVEQALARLNAGEYRLAIHPNCGTNFAAAGFFAGTVGWLASLNMGRDLRSRLERWSVIVPLVTLALILAAPLGPLLQQRITTAPPHGLRVVEITRQVQGDLIAHRILTQG from the coding sequence ATGTCCATTTTAAACTGGACTCCCGTGGCGCGCATGCGCCGCAACCATGCTCTGGAGCATGCTACGTTACAAGTGCTGGCAGAGCGCCATCCGCATCTGATGGCGGCGGGTTACTCCGATACGCGCGGTTTCTGGATTGTGGGCAACCTGTCCACCGAAGAGGTGTACGAAGCCGTGGAGCAAGCCCTGGCGCGCCTGAACGCGGGCGAGTACCGCCTTGCCATTCATCCCAACTGCGGCACCAACTTTGCCGCGGCGGGTTTCTTTGCCGGAACGGTGGGCTGGCTGGCTTCGCTGAACATGGGACGCGACTTGCGCTCGCGCCTGGAGCGCTGGAGCGTCATCGTCCCCCTGGTCACCCTGGCGTTGATTCTGGCGGCGCCGCTGGGTCCCCTGCTCCAACAGCGCATCACCACCGCGCCGCCACATGGGTTGCGTGTAGTCGAAATTACCCGCCAGGTACAGGGCGACCTGATTGCCCACCGCATCCTCACCCAGGGATAA
- the surE gene encoding 5'/3'-nucleotidase SurE, translating into MDKPLILLTNDDGIHSPGLHAAARALLPLGEVVVVAPREQQTSMGRSLPPASDGRIEPVTLPVNGGEVRAYALGGTPAQCVLHAVLEILPRTPALVVSGINYGENIGTGVTISGTVGAALEGGAMGIPSLAVSQAIEGEEYFAYTQIDFSAAAHFTALFAQKLLSRTLPVDVDVLKVDVPLGATPQTPWRVTRQSRHRYYIPYLIREGGWEQKGVVAASPKVRLEDTAPDDDIRAVVFDRVVSVTPLSVDLTSRTDLEDLEDLLR; encoded by the coding sequence ATGGACAAACCGCTGATTTTACTGACCAACGATGATGGTATTCATTCGCCGGGACTGCACGCCGCGGCGCGCGCTCTGCTCCCGCTGGGCGAGGTGGTGGTGGTTGCACCGCGCGAACAGCAGACCAGCATGGGGCGCAGTCTGCCACCCGCCAGCGACGGCAGAATTGAGCCTGTAACTCTGCCGGTCAACGGAGGCGAGGTGCGCGCCTACGCGCTGGGCGGCACGCCCGCGCAGTGCGTTCTGCATGCCGTGCTGGAGATTCTGCCCCGCACGCCCGCGCTGGTGGTTTCGGGCATCAATTACGGCGAGAACATCGGCACGGGGGTGACCATCTCCGGGACGGTGGGGGCGGCGCTGGAAGGGGGCGCCATGGGCATCCCCTCGCTGGCGGTTTCGCAAGCCATTGAGGGCGAGGAATACTTCGCTTACACGCAGATTGATTTCTCCGCCGCGGCGCACTTCACCGCCCTGTTTGCGCAAAAACTGCTCTCCCGCACCCTGCCGGTGGATGTGGACGTGCTGAAGGTGGATGTGCCGCTAGGGGCTACTCCGCAGACGCCCTGGCGCGTTACCCGCCAGTCCAGACACCGCTATTACATTCCCTACCTCATCCGTGAGGGCGGGTGGGAGCAGAAGGGGGTGGTGGCGGCTTCGCCTAAAGTGAGGCTGGAGGACACCGCCCCCGATGACGACATCCGCGCGGTGGTGTTCGACCGGGTGGTCTCGGTGACGCCGCTCAGCGTGGACTTGACCTCGCGCACCGATCTGGAAGATTTAGAGGATTTGTTGCGGTAA
- a CDS encoding DNA double-strand break repair nuclease NurA: MPVDYQQIREQIHQKVEQLGDQAQVRQELLDEALNLLRRYAHRQDDLRALVEQVSHVTQNLRCAQPTSESLDSAFAGAPAPDGWILLAADGSQITPDPHRAVEFGVINTGLFAFKTGAIPRELVKSEILLFNELYPNHVPLGEEMLALQRDLRERRLLLEQARQEQDAENLPIFTLTDGPLELFRQPQGDEDLKKAFQAYLNVLAETRRAGIGVAGYVDRPRSDYVVALLELAKLREAQSLSAAGKERPLWGVRDIDLFAHMLPPGARSAIFEIHSLSAARFSQADEALTLCFFYLNVGTQEKPYLVRVELPRFVAQDAQQVALLQAILLDQCRQMGARPYPYALSRAHEIAVVRYEEHQLLENMILMEIHRRGGEMQRESHKLSSKHTSAGGKRA, encoded by the coding sequence ATGCCCGTCGATTATCAACAAATACGCGAACAAATTCATCAGAAAGTGGAACAGTTAGGCGATCAGGCGCAGGTGAGGCAGGAACTGCTGGACGAAGCCCTGAACCTGCTGAGGCGCTACGCCCATCGCCAGGACGACCTGCGCGCGCTGGTTGAGCAGGTCAGCCATGTGACTCAGAACCTGCGATGCGCCCAACCCACCAGCGAATCTCTGGACAGCGCCTTCGCCGGAGCGCCTGCGCCGGACGGCTGGATTTTGCTCGCCGCCGACGGCTCGCAGATTACTCCCGACCCGCACCGCGCGGTGGAGTTTGGCGTCATCAACACGGGGCTGTTTGCCTTTAAAACGGGGGCAATCCCGCGGGAACTGGTGAAGAGCGAGATTTTGCTCTTCAACGAACTGTACCCCAACCATGTGCCTCTGGGCGAGGAAATGCTTGCTCTCCAGCGCGACCTGCGCGAGCGCCGTCTCTTGCTGGAGCAAGCCCGCCAGGAACAGGACGCTGAGAATCTGCCCATCTTCACCCTCACCGACGGTCCGCTGGAGTTGTTCCGCCAGCCCCAGGGGGATGAAGACCTGAAAAAGGCATTTCAGGCGTACCTGAACGTGCTGGCAGAGACGCGGCGCGCAGGCATCGGCGTGGCGGGCTACGTGGACCGTCCGCGCAGTGACTACGTGGTTGCCCTGCTGGAACTGGCGAAGTTAAGAGAAGCGCAGAGTCTGAGCGCGGCGGGAAAGGAACGCCCGTTGTGGGGCGTGCGCGATATTGACCTGTTTGCGCATATGCTCCCGCCGGGAGCGCGTTCGGCAATTTTTGAGATTCACTCGCTCTCGGCGGCGCGCTTCAGCCAGGCGGATGAGGCGCTGACGTTGTGCTTTTTCTATCTCAATGTCGGCACGCAGGAAAAGCCCTATCTGGTGCGGGTGGAACTCCCGCGCTTTGTGGCGCAGGACGCTCAGCAGGTTGCCCTTCTGCAAGCCATTCTGCTGGATCAGTGCCGCCAGATGGGCGCGCGTCCCTATCCCTATGCCCTGAGCCGCGCCCATGAGATCGCCGTGGTGCGCTACGAGGAGCATCAACTGCTGGAAAACATGATACTCATGGAAATCCACCGCCGCGGCGGAGAGATGCAACGCGAATCCCACAAGTTAAGCAGTAAACACACCTCAGCGGGAGGGAAACGAGCATGA